A window of the Bdellovibrio sp. ZAP7 genome harbors these coding sequences:
- a CDS encoding response regulator: protein MFPNTTKFLIVDDFSTMRKIIKKVLNELGYTNVEEADDGKTALPMISAAHDAGKPYEFIISDWNMPGMQGIDLLKACKADPRFKATPFMLVTAESEQKHILEAAKAGVSDYVVKPFNSQTLKGKMERVWAKHSGTKAA from the coding sequence ATGTTTCCCAATACGACCAAATTTTTGATCGTTGACGACTTCTCAACTATGCGAAAAATCATCAAAAAAGTTCTAAACGAGCTTGGCTACACGAACGTCGAGGAAGCTGACGACGGAAAAACAGCCCTTCCGATGATTTCTGCTGCCCATGATGCAGGTAAGCCATACGAATTCATTATCTCCGACTGGAATATGCCTGGAATGCAGGGCATCGACCTTTTGAAGGCCTGTAAAGCCGACCCTCGCTTTAAAGCGACTCCATTTATGCTAGTAACTGCCGAATCTGAACAAAAGCACATCCTCGAAGCTGCAAAAGCCGGCGTTTCTGACTACGTGGTCAAACCGTTCAACTCCCAGACTCTAAAAGGGAAAATGGAACGCGTTTGGGCTAAACACTCTGGCACTAAAGCAGCTTAA
- a CDS encoding chemotaxis protein CheX → MSAAPKVDAINPLFDKRLINAFVDGVIKTLKTIAQTDASPGKPFIEPSFVLKGEIAGMVGMVAPPLKGTLLISYGKDSIFHILENMLGEKHTEINQEVQDAVGEMTNMIYGSAKTTLNQMGYNFEMAIPTVISGKFNITQADKGATLVIPFNLPNNSTFYVEITVQ, encoded by the coding sequence ATGTCTGCAGCACCGAAAGTGGATGCTATAAATCCGCTCTTTGACAAACGTCTAATCAATGCCTTTGTTGATGGAGTTATCAAAACTCTTAAAACGATTGCACAAACTGATGCTTCCCCAGGTAAACCATTCATCGAGCCTTCCTTCGTATTGAAGGGCGAAATCGCTGGTATGGTGGGCATGGTGGCTCCCCCTCTCAAAGGGACTCTTTTGATTTCTTACGGTAAGGATTCCATCTTCCATATTCTTGAGAATATGCTGGGCGAGAAGCACACCGAGATCAATCAAGAGGTTCAAGACGCCGTGGGTGAAATGACCAATATGATTTACGGGTCTGCGAAAACGACTTTGAATCAGATGGGCTATAACTTTGAAATGGCGATCCCGACTGTTATCTCTGGTAAATTTAATATCACTCAGGCAGATAAAGGTGCGACTTTGGTTATCCCTTTCAATCTACCTAACAACTCTACGTTTTACGTGGAGATCACGGTGCAATAA
- a CDS encoding HD-GYP domain-containing protein → MADSPGKTVDVIVGSPAPGFLETIKTVLKGYYPYILQEFKSVDEIIDASSKPEFKPILALIDGAGGTNTTNEWVQTTKMNYPDCHLIVLHASAPLDFNIVKKNGADEVMHINFDREFISDMVLQLAPIELEGENIPITALMPVDLRDMEANINLNFDVYAHLPANHRSVILRRSGDVIEDRHVEKFKNMRQQMYVKKTQMKQFFEFARTIMSMRNLPFPISMTEKFHRSKKNIYEFMQQFLNAASGDYSMGKGILDKCKTIITELELNKTLPLPELYDEVCRYTGNTRSYYHDCLCISAYAAYFAQLLDWPEDKRESAAIAGLLHNIGLSQANFAATEIDISKLSAEQAHDYKYYPERSVNMVKAKKVPINQDIQDGIMQHRENLRGTGFPKGLPGDDISAFGKLLFIAYSFHEATALREGLAAAAPQVAMAALKEDAVSGKAQIDLVMISTIAKKFKP, encoded by the coding sequence ATGGCTGATAGCCCAGGAAAGACTGTTGATGTGATTGTAGGAAGCCCGGCCCCGGGCTTTCTGGAAACCATCAAAACTGTCTTAAAGGGCTATTACCCGTATATCTTACAAGAATTTAAAAGCGTTGATGAAATCATCGACGCTTCATCCAAGCCTGAATTCAAACCTATTTTAGCTTTAATCGATGGCGCCGGCGGAACAAACACCACCAACGAGTGGGTTCAAACCACCAAGATGAATTATCCTGATTGCCATTTGATTGTTCTTCACGCCTCGGCTCCGCTGGATTTCAATATTGTGAAAAAAAATGGTGCTGACGAAGTCATGCACATTAATTTTGACCGTGAGTTCATCTCCGACATGGTTTTGCAATTAGCCCCCATCGAGCTTGAGGGTGAAAACATCCCCATCACTGCTTTAATGCCCGTGGATTTGCGCGACATGGAGGCGAACATCAATTTAAACTTTGATGTCTATGCTCACCTCCCGGCAAATCATAGATCCGTGATTTTACGCCGCAGTGGCGATGTGATTGAAGACCGTCACGTGGAAAAGTTTAAAAACATGCGTCAACAGATGTACGTTAAGAAAACTCAGATGAAGCAATTCTTTGAGTTTGCCAGAACCATCATGAGCATGCGCAATCTTCCTTTCCCGATTTCGATGACGGAAAAGTTCCACCGTTCTAAAAAGAATATCTACGAATTCATGCAGCAATTCCTCAACGCCGCCTCCGGGGACTACTCCATGGGGAAAGGCATTCTGGATAAATGTAAAACGATTATCACGGAGCTCGAGTTAAATAAGACTCTGCCACTGCCCGAGCTATACGATGAAGTTTGTCGTTATACGGGCAACACGCGCTCTTATTACCATGATTGCTTGTGTATTTCAGCCTACGCAGCTTATTTCGCACAGCTATTAGATTGGCCGGAAGATAAGCGCGAGTCCGCGGCGATTGCGGGGCTGTTGCACAACATCGGTCTGTCACAAGCAAACTTTGCGGCGACTGAAATCGACATCTCAAAGCTCTCCGCAGAACAAGCGCACGACTATAAATACTATCCCGAGCGCTCCGTGAACATGGTAAAAGCAAAAAAGGTCCCCATCAATCAGGACATCCAAGACGGCATCATGCAACACCGTGAAAACTTGCGTGGTACGGGATTTCCCAAAGGCCTTCCCGGCGATGATATTTCTGCTTTCGGTAAACTTTTGTTCATAGCCTATTCATTTCATGAAGCGACGGCTTTACGAGAAGGTCTCGCAGCGGCAGCTCCACAGGTTGCGATGGCCGCTTTAAAAGAAGACGCTGTCAGCGGTAAGGCACAGATCGATCTGGTGATGATCAGCACCATTGCTAAGAAATTTAAACCTTAG
- a CDS encoding RDD family protein, with protein MMNRTAENTADIYVPSTWKRLLAITIDQVFLAICYSPFYKAFYTVWFTEADVQFSLFQLLMLFLIPALYEAASLMLISATPGKWIMGLKVVPAHNPQEELDYTQCVLRPLTSRLSFFFSWAIFALAFFRYDRTHLSDWVAETRVVQFQPRSTRAGIRWILGCFLVLSYSYEGLHYAAAILNEIHWQEGKADLRDLLAVGGMDDMQLDFDMEDEGE; from the coding sequence ATGATGAACAGGACCGCTGAAAACACTGCAGATATTTATGTCCCGAGCACTTGGAAAAGGCTCTTGGCAATCACCATTGATCAGGTGTTTCTCGCGATTTGCTATTCGCCTTTCTATAAAGCTTTTTATACTGTGTGGTTCACAGAAGCCGACGTGCAGTTCAGTCTCTTCCAGCTTTTGATGTTGTTTTTGATTCCCGCTTTGTATGAGGCGGCATCTTTGATGTTGATTTCAGCCACTCCGGGAAAATGGATTATGGGACTTAAAGTCGTTCCCGCACATAATCCTCAGGAAGAACTGGATTACACCCAATGTGTTTTGCGTCCTTTGACCAGTCGTTTAAGCTTCTTTTTCTCCTGGGCGATCTTTGCTTTGGCGTTCTTTCGGTACGATCGAACGCATCTGTCTGACTGGGTTGCGGAAACTCGCGTCGTGCAATTCCAGCCGCGCAGCACGCGGGCCGGAATCCGTTGGATTTTGGGGTGTTTCTTGGTTTTATCCTATAGCTATGAAGGCCTGCATTATGCAGCTGCGATCTTAAATGAAATTCATTGGCAAGAAGGCAAAGCAGATCTGCGTGATCTTTTGGCCGTGGGTGGAATGGATGACATGCAGTTAGATTTCGATATGGAAGATGAAGGGGAGTAA
- a CDS encoding CCA tRNA nucleotidyltransferase — MDQVRTILQSHPHWPAVEAIYHKLAQEGYKAFLAGGCVRDALLGLKANDLDIATDATPDKIEELFEKTISVGKSFGVMRVVLGGADIEVATFRNDGSYKDGRRPDHVEFSTPEEDAQRRDFTVNALFYDMQNHQVLDFVHGQEDLKKQVLRTVGEAKKRFQEDHLRLLRGARFAAQLDFAVESGTLTAMTEMAAAVKTVSGERLRDEMGKLLKSKNVPLGLRVMQDTGLQSELFPWKAPDVNWTPYPGCEIWQNLSLFLRPAGNSDLEKSIELLRLSTKERRGIEDAWELWQKPEDFLALRLGLQLQQIQKPGKAWALEVLMKEGRYEEAILRLLNEARSFGEELPKPFLTGEDLKGKLQGPAIGQCLQEVYCLQLEKSLKDRNQALSWLESFLKKTN, encoded by the coding sequence ATGGATCAAGTTCGCACGATTTTGCAATCTCATCCCCATTGGCCTGCGGTGGAGGCAATCTACCACAAATTGGCGCAAGAAGGCTACAAGGCCTTTTTGGCAGGCGGTTGCGTGCGTGATGCTTTATTGGGGCTTAAAGCGAATGATTTGGATATAGCGACAGATGCCACTCCTGACAAAATCGAAGAGTTGTTCGAAAAAACTATCAGCGTGGGTAAAAGTTTCGGGGTCATGCGAGTCGTTCTGGGCGGCGCCGATATCGAGGTTGCGACCTTTCGAAATGATGGCAGCTATAAAGACGGCCGTCGCCCTGATCACGTGGAATTTTCCACTCCAGAAGAGGACGCGCAACGCCGGGATTTCACCGTCAATGCCCTTTTCTATGACATGCAAAACCACCAAGTTCTGGATTTCGTTCATGGCCAAGAGGATTTGAAAAAACAAGTTCTGCGCACTGTGGGCGAGGCAAAAAAACGTTTTCAAGAAGACCATTTGCGTTTGCTTCGAGGGGCCCGCTTTGCAGCGCAACTGGATTTCGCAGTGGAGTCTGGGACTTTGACAGCCATGACAGAAATGGCTGCGGCGGTGAAAACTGTCAGCGGCGAACGTTTGCGTGATGAAATGGGAAAACTTTTAAAATCCAAAAATGTGCCTCTGGGTTTAAGAGTGATGCAGGACACGGGTTTGCAAAGCGAGCTTTTTCCCTGGAAAGCTCCCGATGTGAATTGGACCCCGTATCCGGGTTGTGAGATCTGGCAAAATTTAAGTTTATTTCTGCGCCCCGCAGGCAATTCTGATTTAGAAAAGAGCATTGAGCTTTTACGCCTATCCACAAAAGAACGCCGCGGGATCGAAGATGCCTGGGAGCTTTGGCAAAAGCCCGAGGATTTTTTGGCTCTGCGTTTGGGTTTGCAACTTCAGCAAATACAAAAACCGGGGAAAGCTTGGGCCTTGGAAGTTTTAATGAAGGAAGGGCGCTATGAAGAGGCGATTTTGCGTCTTTTAAACGAGGCCCGCAGTTTTGGTGAGGAATTGCCAAAGCCCTTTTTAACGGGTGAAGATCTTAAAGGAAAACTTCAAGGTCCCGCAATTGGCCAGTGTCTGCAAGAGGTTTATTGCCTGCAGTTGGAGAAAAGTTTGAAAGATCGCAACCAAGCTCTTTCATGGCTTGAAAGCTTTCTAAAAAAAACAAATTAA
- the queG gene encoding tRNA epoxyqueuosine(34) reductase QueG — translation MTPQEIKPLLDPFLAELGVSHFGWAPLQNPLSFDFYRSWIEEGLHGEMKYLAEHAPIKENPKSKWGRAESALVFAMPYFPHPEKLENFPLKSARVSLYAQGMDYHFWFKQRMQKLCEELTKLFPQEEFLAFTDSSPLLERDLAKKAALGWVGKNTCVIHPKKGSLFFIGEIVTSLKVTTEIAPLPDFCGTCTRCLDICPTGALIEPKKMDARKCISYLTIESRQIPEEALREKIGDWFFGCDLCQTVCPWNQKIFKGQLSIEKSLTLDTESAESLKKELSYILTASGKKLTKDFFGTPLARAGSFGLKRNAMIVAANRKIKGLQPEIEALKEHEKLGELAQWALLKLQS, via the coding sequence GTGACGCCTCAGGAGATAAAACCTCTTTTAGATCCTTTTTTAGCTGAACTGGGAGTTTCCCATTTCGGCTGGGCGCCATTGCAAAATCCTTTGAGCTTTGATTTCTATCGCAGTTGGATCGAAGAAGGCTTGCACGGCGAAATGAAATATCTGGCCGAGCACGCTCCGATCAAAGAAAATCCCAAAAGCAAATGGGGTCGCGCCGAAAGCGCCTTGGTTTTCGCCATGCCGTACTTCCCCCATCCTGAAAAACTCGAAAACTTCCCGCTTAAATCAGCTCGGGTAAGTCTGTATGCCCAGGGTATGGATTACCATTTTTGGTTTAAGCAACGCATGCAAAAGCTTTGCGAAGAACTCACAAAACTTTTCCCGCAAGAGGAATTCCTCGCATTCACGGACAGTTCCCCGCTCTTAGAACGTGATTTGGCAAAAAAAGCGGCACTGGGTTGGGTTGGAAAAAACACTTGTGTCATCCATCCTAAAAAAGGCAGCCTCTTTTTCATTGGCGAAATCGTGACTTCATTGAAAGTGACGACAGAGATCGCTCCCTTGCCTGATTTCTGCGGCACCTGCACCCGTTGTTTGGATATTTGCCCAACGGGAGCTTTGATTGAGCCTAAAAAAATGGATGCACGAAAATGCATTTCCTATCTGACAATCGAATCCCGCCAGATACCCGAGGAAGCTTTGCGCGAAAAAATTGGCGATTGGTTTTTTGGTTGCGACCTTTGCCAAACAGTTTGCCCGTGGAATCAAAAAATCTTTAAAGGACAACTTTCCATCGAGAAAAGTCTGACATTAGACACAGAGTCGGCGGAATCGTTAAAAAAAGAGTTAAGTTACATCCTGACGGCATCAGGAAAAAAACTAACCAAGGATTTCTTTGGCACACCCCTGGCCCGTGCGGGTTCCTTCGGTCTTAAGCGCAATGCGATGATCGTTGCGGCAAATCGCAAAATAAAAGGGCTTCAACCAGAAATTGAAGCCCTGAAAGAGCACGAAAAATTAGGGGAACTGGCCCAGTGGGCGCTTTTGAAACTACAGTCCTAG
- a CDS encoding HD-GYP domain-containing protein produces the protein MSTLRGDQKIDFNAYIKINDKMILYLRRGDSFEGDRLKRLKEKQLRKMYILTGEEQLYRGYLDRNLEMAYDNSSGKDLQTRVEVIQGAQQSNCEEVFENPENVETYNYAKEAAGKYVSFVMSNQQSVSSIMHLENTDKNLAHHGVTVSTLAIALAQKLGINDLKKTQLLTLGALLHDYGHFLTGMNVNQKLSAMSPADKLLWWKHPSEGATKVRDKKHFDQSVINIIAQHEELIDGSGPLGMREKDIDPLAVIVCSANAIDRLITFEGVAKADAAKKLMLERVGQHPLQHIQLLSDIMKGI, from the coding sequence GTGAGCACACTTCGGGGAGACCAAAAGATTGATTTCAATGCCTACATCAAAATCAATGATAAGATGATCCTCTACCTACGTCGTGGTGACAGTTTCGAGGGAGACCGTTTAAAGCGTCTGAAAGAAAAGCAGCTTCGCAAAATGTATATTCTGACTGGTGAAGAACAGCTTTACCGTGGTTATTTGGATCGCAATCTGGAAATGGCTTACGACAACTCATCGGGCAAAGACCTGCAAACCCGTGTTGAAGTTATTCAAGGCGCCCAGCAATCGAACTGCGAAGAAGTTTTCGAAAATCCAGAAAATGTTGAAACATACAACTATGCTAAGGAAGCTGCAGGGAAATACGTTAGCTTCGTCATGTCCAATCAACAATCCGTCTCTTCCATCATGCATCTGGAAAACACGGATAAAAACCTGGCCCATCACGGCGTGACGGTTTCAACTCTGGCAATCGCTTTGGCGCAGAAATTAGGCATCAATGATCTGAAAAAAACACAGCTTCTGACATTGGGAGCCTTATTGCACGATTACGGCCACTTCTTAACTGGCATGAACGTAAATCAAAAGCTTTCAGCAATGAGTCCAGCAGACAAACTTCTGTGGTGGAAACATCCCTCTGAAGGCGCCACAAAAGTTCGCGATAAAAAACACTTTGATCAATCGGTGATCAATATCATCGCTCAGCATGAAGAATTGATCGATGGTTCGGGCCCCTTGGGAATGCGCGAAAAAGATATCGATCCACTGGCGGTGATTGTGTGTTCTGCCAATGCAATTGACCGTCTGATCACATTCGAAGGCGTTGCAAAAGCTGATGCTGCAAAAAAACTGATGCTTGAGCGCGTGGGACAACATCCACTGCAACACATTCAGCTTTTAAGCGATATTATGAAAGGCATCTAA
- a CDS encoding chloride channel protein, translating into MPKSPVGFQLHKIIERLQYKESLRILPFLVASLVAAFVSIVYTKIFFAAEEISLRVLHETHWAISLFVTLLTVFLSWFLPHRFALQASGSGIPQMLIANELDPASDSALIRSLIGVRVICMKIIASIVCVLGGGAVGQEGPTLQIVSGIFYRLGEKSTRWIQQASTRSFILAGGASGLAAAFNTPLGGIAYALEELSKDYFNNFKTYVLWSVMATGLLVQTVLGGYLYFGFPSIQSVGVQSYFSIVALAAITGILGALLGKILFRINQERKKIRNFKKLIAVNLVAGLLFWCAIYFWNEHGVGGGKTVITNLLFKEQWASASDVAIRFVGPVLMAIAGVAGGLFAPTLAIGATVGSLFSELVWTHNHHLLILCGMIGFLTGFMKTPFTAFILIFEMTDRHSSLFPMMLSAAVAAGVSHMISHHSFYDLVKEDFFHKKDMDNPAP; encoded by the coding sequence ATGCCTAAATCTCCCGTCGGCTTTCAACTTCACAAAATCATCGAAAGACTTCAGTACAAAGAATCTTTGCGAATCCTGCCATTTTTAGTGGCAAGTTTGGTCGCGGCCTTCGTTTCCATTGTCTATACGAAAATATTTTTTGCAGCCGAAGAAATCTCTTTGCGAGTTTTACATGAAACTCATTGGGCGATTTCTCTTTTTGTAACATTGCTGACCGTTTTTTTAAGCTGGTTTCTGCCCCATCGCTTTGCACTTCAAGCCAGCGGCAGTGGCATTCCACAGATGCTTATTGCAAATGAACTTGACCCCGCCAGCGACAGCGCTTTGATTCGCTCGTTGATTGGCGTGCGCGTGATCTGCATGAAAATTATCGCAAGCATCGTCTGTGTCCTGGGTGGCGGAGCCGTGGGACAAGAAGGCCCTACGCTGCAAATCGTATCCGGTATTTTCTATCGCCTCGGCGAAAAGTCCACGCGTTGGATTCAACAGGCTTCCACCCGAAGTTTTATTCTGGCGGGCGGCGCTTCGGGCCTGGCTGCGGCGTTTAACACCCCCCTGGGTGGCATTGCCTATGCTTTGGAGGAGCTCAGCAAAGACTATTTTAATAATTTTAAAACCTACGTTTTGTGGTCCGTGATGGCCACGGGACTTTTAGTGCAGACCGTGCTTGGCGGATATTTGTACTTTGGCTTTCCTTCTATTCAATCTGTCGGCGTTCAAAGTTACTTTTCCATTGTCGCCTTAGCCGCAATCACAGGCATCCTGGGAGCGCTGTTAGGGAAAATTCTTTTTCGCATCAATCAGGAGCGTAAAAAGATCAGAAATTTTAAAAAGCTGATCGCCGTGAACTTGGTTGCAGGTCTGCTGTTCTGGTGTGCAATTTACTTCTGGAACGAACACGGCGTGGGTGGCGGCAAAACCGTCATCACGAATCTTTTATTTAAAGAACAATGGGCCAGTGCTTCTGACGTAGCCATTCGCTTTGTCGGCCCGGTTTTAATGGCCATTGCCGGTGTGGCTGGTGGCTTATTCGCCCCGACCCTTGCCATAGGTGCGACCGTCGGCTCGCTGTTTTCAGAGCTGGTATGGACTCACAATCACCACCTGCTGATTTTATGCGGAATGATTGGATTTCTTACAGGCTTTATGAAAACGCCATTTACCGCCTTTATTCTTATATTCGAGATGACCGACCGTCACTCCTCCCTCTTTCCTATGATGTTGAGTGCAGCAGTTGCAGCGGGTGTGTCCCATATGATAAGTCATCACTCATTCTATGACCTTGTGAAGGAGGACTTCTTTCACAAGAAAGACATGGATAATCCCGCACCCTAG
- a CDS encoding SlyX family protein, with protein sequence MDESRLINLEIKISHQDQVIEELHQVVYEQQKAIEKLEVLLNGLTSRLKEALEAEGSEIRGNEKPPHY encoded by the coding sequence GTGGATGAATCGCGTTTAATAAATTTAGAAATTAAAATATCACATCAAGATCAAGTGATCGAAGAGCTACATCAAGTAGTCTACGAACAACAAAAAGCGATCGAAAAATTGGAAGTCCTATTGAATGGACTAACCAGCAGATTGAAAGAAGCCCTCGAAGCCGAAGGCTCCGAAATCCGCGGCAACGAAAAACCACCACACTACTAA
- a CDS encoding helix-turn-helix domain-containing protein has protein sequence MATQESKLAAFLKECRLKSGLSQKEVSTVLGYETAQFVSNWERGVSSPPISILWKLAGLYKISAQKLFDVVLEEELRLTAINLKTRFKQAKSS, from the coding sequence ATGGCTACACAAGAATCGAAATTGGCGGCTTTCCTAAAAGAGTGTCGTTTGAAATCTGGCTTGTCACAAAAAGAAGTTTCAACTGTTCTAGGTTATGAAACAGCTCAGTTCGTTTCCAACTGGGAGCGTGGCGTTTCTTCTCCACCGATTTCTATTTTGTGGAAATTGGCGGGTTTGTACAAAATCTCCGCACAAAAGTTGTTTGATGTGGTTTTGGAAGAAGAACTTCGTCTAACTGCTATCAACCTAAAGACTCGCTTCAAACAAGCCAAAAGCAGCTAA